From the genome of Vicia villosa cultivar HV-30 ecotype Madison, WI linkage group LG2, Vvil1.0, whole genome shotgun sequence, one region includes:
- the LOC131652480 gene encoding cation/H(+) antiporter 18-like has product MVSNTTSGNVCPATMKSTSNGVFQGDNPLDYALPLAILQICIVLLVTRGLAFLLKPLRQPRVIAEIIGGILLGPSALGRNKSYLHAVFPPKSLPVLDTLANLGLIFFLFLAGIELDPKSLRKTGGRVLAIAVAGISLPFALGVGSSFVLQATVAKGVNTSAFLVFMGVALSITAFPVLARILAELKLLTTSVGRMAMSAAAINDVAAWILLALAVALSGNSQSPFVPLWVFSCGCVFVLCSILVALPIFKWMAKQCHEGEPVDELYICATLAAVLAAGFVTDAIGIHAMFGAFVFGILVPKDGPFAGALVEKIEDLVSGLLLPLYFVSSGLKTNIATIQGLQSWGLLVFVTFTACFGKIVGTIIASLLCKVPFNEALVLGFLMNSKGLVELIVLNIGKDRKVLNDQTFAIMVLMALITTFMTTPLVMSAYKRKARKSDYKYRTIERETAESQLRILACFHGSRNIPSVINLIETSRGIQKHDALRVYAMHLKEFSERSSSILMVQKARENGLPFSNDSHHGDSVHVTVAFEAYHKLSQVRVRPMVAISSMANIHEDICATADRKKAAVIILPFHKQQRLDGSLDIIRNDFRYVNKRVLEHAPCSVGIFVDRGLGGSCHVSASNVSYCITVLFFGGVDDREALAYGARMAEHPGIRLVVIRFLVEPNIVGEITRVDVGESSSTNSNSGDGEFLDEFKLKTASDNSVSYVEKTVKDAAETVATIREVNCCNLFLVGIRPTGELACALERSECPELGPVGGLLASQDFPTTASVLVMQQYRNGMPTNFGPETEEHSHDVGTESG; this is encoded by the exons ATGGTTTCCAATACTACATCTGGAAATGTTTGCCCCGCGACGATGAAATCTACATCTAACGGTGTATTTCAAGGAGATAATCCTCTTGATTATGCACTTCCTTTGGCTATTTTACAAATATGCATCGTTCTTCTCGTTACAAGGGGGTTGGCTTTTCTTCTTAAGCCTTTAAGGCAACCAAGAGTTATTGCAGAGATTATT GGAGGAATACTGCTTGGGCCATCGGCACTTGGACGGAATAAAAGCTATCTGCATGCGGTTTTTCCACCGAAGAGTCTTCCAGTATTAGATACTCTTGCAAACCTTGGCCTTATATTCTTTCTATTTTTAGCAGGCATAGAGTTAGATCCTAAATCTCTCCGGAAAACTGGAGGTCGAGTCCTTGCAATTGCTGTGGCTGGAATAAGCTTACCCTTTGCACTAGGAGTTGGTTCATCATTTGTTCTGCAAGCAACAGTTGCCAAAGGTGTAAATACTTCCGCATTTCTCGTATTTATGGGTGTTGCTCTCTCTATAACGGCATTTCCTGTACTAGCTCGTATTTTGGCCGAGTTGAAACTTCTAACCACTAGTGTCGGCAGAATGGCTATGTCGGCTGCAGCAATTAACGACGTAGCGGCCTGGATTCTTCTTGCTCTGGCTGTTGCCTTATCAGGGAATAGCCAATCTCCATTTGTGCCGTTGTGGGTCTTCTCATGTGGGTGTGTTTTTGTCCTTTGTTCTATTCTCGTTGCCCTTCCAATTTTCAAATGGATGGCCAAGCAATGCCATGAAGGTGAGCCGGTGGATGAGTTATACATTTGTGCTACATTAGCGGCTGTTCTGGCTGCTGGGTTTGTCACAGATGCTATTGGAATTCATGCCATGTTTGGCGCGTttgtttttggaattttggtTCCAAAAGATGGACCATTTGCCGGTGCTCTCGTGGAGAAAATAGAGGATCTCGTGTCTGGTCTATTACTCCCACTCTATTTTGTGTCAAGTGGATTGAAGACTAACATAGCCACCATTCAGGGACTGCAATCATGGGGTCTTTTAGTTTTCGTTACATTTACGGCTTGTTTTGGGAAGATCGTTGGGACTATTATTGCTTCTCTTTTATGTAAAGTACCTTTTAACGAAGCGttagttcttggattcttgatgaaCAGTAAAGGCTTGGTTGAGTTAATTGTCCTCAACATAGGTAAAGATAGAAag GTTTTGAATGATCAGACCTTTGCCATCATGGTTCTCATGGCTCTCATCACTACCTTCATGACCACTCCTCTTGTGATGTCCGCGTATAAGAGGAAGGCAAGAAAATCTGATTACAAATACAGAACAATTGAAAGGGAAACTGCAGAAAGCCAACTGAGGATTCTTGCCTGTTTCCATGGTTCTAGGAATATTCCGTCGGTGATAAATTTGATCGAGACTTCAAGAGGAATCCAGAAGCATGATGCACTTCGTGTGTATGCAATGCACCTTAAAGAATTTTCCGAGAGATCCTCATCGATACTAATGGTACAAAAGGCAAGAGAAAACGGGTTGCCGTTTTCTAATGACAGTCACCATGGAGATTCTGTCCATGTAACCGTGGCATTCGAGGCTTACCATAAACTAAGCCAAGTGCGTGTCCGGCCAATGGTAGCAATTTCATCAATGGCAAACATTCATGAAGACATATGTGCTACTGCTGATAGAAAGAAAGCAGCAGTCATCATTCTCCCATTTCACAAGCAACAAAGATTAGACGGTTCCCTTGACATTATAAGAAACGATTTTCGATATGTTAACAAAAGGGTACTCGAGCATGCACCGTGCTCAGTTGGAATCTTTGTTGATCGCGGGCTTGGTGGTTCATGTCATGTCTCTGCAAGTAATGTTTCGTATTGCATTACTGTGCTTTTCTTTGGCGGCGTAGATGACCGTGAAGCTCTTGCTTATGGAGCCCGTATGGCTGAGCACCCTGGTATAAGATTAGTGGTTATTCGCTTCTTAGTGGAACCTAACATTGTAGGAGAGATCACAAGAGTTGATGTTGGAGAATCTTCTAGCACTAATTCAAACTCAGGCGACGGAGAGTTCCTTGATGAATTTAAGCTGAAAACAGCAAGTGATAACTCTGTTTCCTACGTAGAAAAAACAGTAAAAGATGCTGCAGAAACAGTTGCTACTATCCGCGAAGTCAATTGCTGCAACCTATTTCTTGTTGGTATAAGGCCGACCGGTGAATTGGCATGTGCTCTGGAAAGAAGTGAGTGCCCGGAACTAGGACCTGTCGGGGGCTTGTTGGCATCACAAGATTTCCCCACAACAGCATCAGTTTTGGTGATGCAACAGTATCGCAATGGGATGCCAACAAATTTTGGCCCAGAAACGGAGGAACATTCACATGATGTAGGCACAGAATCTGGGTAG